The following coding sequences lie in one Changpingibacter yushuensis genomic window:
- a CDS encoding FhaA domain-containing protein: MGAFDKFEKGVENAVANAFSRAFKSELKPVEIASALKKALDEHAATVSRERTVSPNDFLVTLAPSDLENVEQWGRAAFADEMVNVITDYATEQDFAFLGPVRVQFTENPAAKSGSIQVAATTVRGAVAPVTSSATSGHYPMLEIGSSKYLLTGAVTVVGRGSDCDIPVEDTGVSRHHFELRVTPSGVIATDLGSTNGTFVEGHRITAATLLDGNTITIGRTHIMFWNASEAA; encoded by the coding sequence ATGGGGGCATTCGATAAGTTTGAAAAGGGCGTCGAAAACGCAGTGGCAAACGCCTTTTCCCGCGCCTTCAAGTCAGAACTCAAGCCCGTTGAGATCGCGTCAGCCCTGAAGAAGGCCCTAGACGAACACGCGGCCACAGTATCGCGGGAACGCACCGTCAGTCCCAACGATTTCCTGGTGACACTTGCGCCGTCCGACCTAGAGAACGTGGAACAGTGGGGCCGCGCCGCTTTCGCTGACGAAATGGTCAATGTCATCACCGATTACGCCACTGAACAAGACTTCGCTTTCCTCGGCCCGGTACGTGTGCAGTTCACTGAGAATCCAGCAGCAAAATCAGGTTCGATTCAGGTAGCAGCCACTACGGTTCGGGGTGCGGTTGCGCCTGTGACGTCTTCTGCCACCTCAGGGCATTATCCGATGCTAGAGATCGGCAGTTCGAAGTACCTCCTGACAGGTGCCGTCACTGTGGTTGGTCGTGGTTCAGACTGTGATATCCCTGTTGAAGACACCGGGGTATCGCGCCATCACTTCGAACTACGTGTCACGCCTTCCGGTGTCATTGCCACCGACCTGGGGTCCACGAACGGAACCTTCGTGGAGGGCCACCGGATCACCGCCGCAACTCTGCTTGACGGAAACACGATCACGATCGGCCGCACTCACATCATGTTCTGGAACGCTTCGGAGGCTGCATGA
- a CDS encoding ABC transporter transmembrane domain-containing protein — MREPVTEPEQVPTSPRKIIGQLFSSNWKLLLGSITISSLLFVAMALLPLTIGNMLDSGIEHGLTSAIVPNALYTVGLIVVVALCSIQEPVAIILWLRGTWQPMRRLLRTVFGRRTDVGKEMPSGDIVAVVTTDGDKLGQLIAFIPDAVGSVVAFVVVAVLMLNVNVPLGLFVTIGMPIVLAIITRIIKPLKTKITAQREEQGKLTTLASDAVVGLRVLRGVGGEDVYNAKYRTQSEQVMEAGFKVAFQRALLNAVQTAGPAVFTACVVGAGLYLTYQGEMTTGELFSFYGYTAFLAMPLSAISNAIQTGTRGWVGAKKMSRLLSATPLVTDAAVDPEAPEIDWRTTSLTDATSGVTISGGKITALVSDNPAASSAIATRLTRVDDADTTYAGDIDLRSVPVSEVRENIVLSGAIAELFTGTLRSGLLGPEAAEIDPRGVDEQIADIHAPGGETRALFDEPESDHPEDTKLHEALSTADAHDVLTSVDGGLGGQVAERGRSLSGGQRQRVALARALTHDPAIAVLVEPTSAVDSHTEARIAQRLASNRAGETTVLVTSSPLVLDQCDEVILIEEGHEVARGQHHAMLKDPRYYAVVHREVGPSTDKPVDVSAAQAGISGKEER; from the coding sequence ATGCGCGAGCCGGTGACAGAGCCAGAGCAGGTTCCCACCTCACCACGCAAAATCATCGGGCAGCTCTTTTCCAGCAACTGGAAACTGCTACTCGGTTCTATAACAATTTCATCCCTGCTGTTTGTTGCAATGGCACTGTTGCCGCTGACGATCGGCAACATGCTCGACTCCGGGATTGAGCACGGCCTAACCAGCGCAATCGTTCCGAACGCGCTGTATACCGTGGGTCTCATCGTGGTTGTCGCGCTCTGCAGCATCCAAGAACCCGTTGCCATCATCTTGTGGTTGCGGGGGACATGGCAGCCGATGCGGCGCCTGCTCCGAACAGTGTTCGGCCGCCGCACGGATGTTGGCAAGGAGATGCCATCAGGCGACATCGTCGCGGTGGTAACCACAGACGGCGACAAGCTGGGTCAGCTCATTGCATTCATTCCGGACGCAGTGGGTTCTGTTGTGGCGTTCGTAGTGGTGGCAGTACTCATGCTTAATGTGAATGTGCCGCTCGGGCTATTCGTGACGATCGGCATGCCCATCGTCCTGGCCATCATCACTCGCATCATTAAGCCGTTGAAGACGAAGATCACCGCGCAACGCGAAGAGCAAGGCAAACTCACAACGCTTGCCTCGGACGCCGTGGTCGGACTTCGTGTTCTGCGTGGAGTGGGTGGCGAGGATGTGTACAACGCAAAGTACCGCACTCAATCTGAGCAGGTGATGGAGGCTGGATTTAAGGTTGCATTTCAGCGTGCATTGCTCAATGCCGTTCAGACCGCAGGACCTGCGGTCTTCACGGCATGCGTAGTTGGGGCGGGCCTGTACCTCACCTACCAAGGCGAGATGACCACGGGCGAGTTGTTCTCCTTCTACGGATATACCGCCTTCCTGGCGATGCCGCTCAGCGCGATCTCCAACGCAATCCAGACCGGCACGCGAGGCTGGGTGGGCGCGAAGAAGATGTCGCGGCTCCTTTCCGCAACGCCGCTGGTCACCGATGCCGCCGTGGATCCAGAGGCGCCGGAAATCGATTGGCGCACCACCTCTTTGACTGACGCCACCTCCGGAGTCACGATTAGCGGCGGGAAAATCACTGCGCTCGTTTCGGATAATCCGGCAGCTTCTTCAGCCATCGCCACCCGTCTGACGAGGGTCGACGACGCCGATACCACCTACGCGGGTGACATCGACTTGCGTTCAGTTCCGGTCAGTGAAGTGCGTGAGAACATCGTGCTTTCCGGCGCGATCGCTGAGCTTTTCACCGGCACGCTGCGTTCGGGGCTCCTTGGCCCAGAGGCGGCAGAGATCGATCCTCGTGGAGTTGACGAACAGATCGCGGATATTCATGCCCCAGGAGGCGAGACGCGCGCACTGTTTGACGAGCCGGAGTCAGATCATCCGGAGGACACCAAGCTTCATGAGGCGCTCTCCACTGCAGACGCTCATGACGTGTTGACCTCAGTGGATGGTGGGCTCGGGGGGCAGGTTGCCGAACGTGGCCGGTCTCTCTCAGGTGGTCAGCGCCAACGAGTCGCCTTGGCACGCGCTCTGACCCACGATCCGGCGATCGCAGTTTTGGTGGAACCCACCAGCGCGGTTGATTCGCACACGGAAGCTCGAATTGCGCAGCGCCTAGCCAGCAATCGCGCAGGTGAGACCACTGTTTTGGTGACTTCTTCTCCTTTGGTGCTCGACCAGTGCGATGAAGTCATCCTCATTGAGGAGGGCCACGAGGTGGCGCGCGGGCAGCACCATGCCATGCTGAAGGATCCCCGCTACTACGCGGTCGTGCACCGAGAGGTGGGCCCATCTACTGATAAACCCGTGGACGTAAGTGCCGCCCAAGCCGGCATAAGCGGAAAGGAGGAACGATGA
- a CDS encoding SDR family oxidoreductase has translation MKKERSPKPHTHDVVDDAPPSDPAYNVEEGHEWASEGGALAEGPATSLPERASGDENVAVHSAPQGRSQDEPGLDRDLIPKADHGERTYIGHGRLAGKRALITGADSGIGAAITIAFAREGATVCMAYLPGEEPDANRISSIIENAGRAMGSAGEVGTIYRLPGNLLDPEYRHSLVDKAVGLMGGIDILVNNAGRQVSVEHLADLTEDQIDETFDVNIKAMFTLSKHALAHMNRGATIINTTSIQAYSPSGHLLDYATTKAAINAFTKGLAQQVGPKGIRVNAVAPGPIWTPLQPPPGQPPEALPHFGEDTWLGRAGQPAELAGAYVFLASNEASYITGATLHVNGGKVSP, from the coding sequence ATGAAAAAGGAAAGATCACCAAAGCCGCACACGCACGACGTCGTCGACGACGCTCCACCCTCAGATCCTGCGTACAACGTTGAGGAGGGTCACGAGTGGGCCAGTGAAGGCGGGGCTCTGGCCGAAGGGCCAGCCACGAGTCTTCCTGAACGGGCCTCTGGTGATGAGAATGTGGCAGTGCACAGCGCACCTCAAGGGCGTTCCCAAGATGAGCCCGGGCTCGATCGGGATCTCATTCCCAAGGCCGACCACGGTGAACGCACGTACATCGGCCACGGACGTCTAGCTGGCAAGCGAGCCCTCATCACGGGTGCCGATTCGGGTATCGGTGCAGCGATTACTATCGCTTTTGCACGCGAGGGCGCCACTGTGTGCATGGCCTACTTGCCGGGTGAAGAACCGGATGCCAACCGGATCTCCTCAATAATCGAGAACGCCGGCCGCGCGATGGGATCTGCTGGCGAGGTGGGGACCATATATCGTTTGCCCGGGAACCTGTTAGACCCAGAGTATCGGCACTCACTTGTGGATAAGGCCGTTGGCCTCATGGGCGGAATCGATATCCTCGTCAACAACGCTGGCAGGCAAGTCTCTGTGGAGCACCTCGCCGATCTGACCGAAGATCAAATCGATGAGACCTTTGATGTGAACATCAAAGCCATGTTCACTTTGTCCAAACACGCATTGGCGCATATGAACCGCGGTGCCACAATCATCAACACAACTTCTATTCAGGCATACTCCCCCTCCGGGCACCTTCTGGATTACGCCACTACCAAGGCCGCCATCAATGCGTTCACTAAGGGATTGGCCCAGCAAGTTGGCCCCAAGGGAATCCGGGTGAATGCAGTAGCTCCCGGGCCCATCTGGACTCCGCTACAACCCCCTCCTGGCCAGCCACCTGAGGCACTCCCACACTTTGGAGAGGACACGTGGCTCGGCCGCGCGGGCCAGCCGGCGGAGCTGGCCGGCGCATACGTGTTCCTTGCGAGTAACGAAGCGTCATACATCACGGGAGCCACGCTCCACGTCAATGGCGGAAAAGTCTCTCCGTAA
- a CDS encoding PP2C family protein-serine/threonine phosphatase: MSVQLQYAAFSDIGLVRKSNQDAGYASGHLLVLADGMGGAAAGDIASSVTVGFLAQVDQDLHTADELLPALRTAVNTAHQDLIERVDEDPEIAGLGTTCIAILRSNNKLAMVHVGDSRAYLLREGALNQVTKDHTLVQFLVDHGQLTPEEAEHHPKRNVIMRALGDAPGPVELDESVREAVPGDRWLLCSDGLFGVVAHDTIERTLKTYHSLTECGEHLIELALAAGAPDNVTVVLADVVDDSDSSVGKLNTGGQQPIVVGSAARDAGSRTRRGTSAAGRAFSLFIPSRATDPDLLPDDDEPVHPRLFARIAVIVAVIAMVAGGLFAGYRWTQGQYYVSTNEGYVAIYRGIPQSIGGIELSSLEETSAVRVADLLPVAQSRLETPILRDSLEDAQQLVANFGDQMATPSQDPTADATADADASASASASASPTQDANSRSPTTGGEETP, from the coding sequence ATGAGCGTCCAGCTCCAATACGCAGCGTTTTCTGACATCGGGCTGGTCAGAAAGAGTAATCAAGATGCCGGATACGCCTCTGGGCATCTTCTTGTGCTCGCTGACGGGATGGGCGGCGCTGCGGCAGGCGACATCGCCTCAAGCGTCACTGTGGGATTCCTGGCCCAAGTGGATCAAGACCTGCACACAGCCGACGAACTTTTACCCGCACTTCGCACCGCGGTCAACACCGCTCACCAAGACCTTATTGAGAGAGTCGACGAAGACCCTGAGATAGCCGGACTTGGCACAACCTGCATCGCAATCCTGCGCTCAAACAACAAACTTGCCATGGTTCACGTGGGCGATTCACGTGCATATCTGCTGCGTGAAGGCGCACTCAATCAGGTGACAAAGGACCACACACTGGTCCAGTTTCTCGTGGATCACGGGCAACTGACACCCGAAGAGGCCGAACACCACCCCAAGCGAAATGTCATCATGCGCGCGCTGGGAGATGCTCCCGGCCCGGTGGAACTCGATGAATCAGTGCGTGAGGCAGTACCGGGCGATCGCTGGCTGCTGTGTTCGGACGGCCTCTTCGGCGTGGTCGCACATGACACCATTGAACGCACACTTAAGACCTACCACAGCCTGACCGAATGCGGCGAGCACCTCATCGAACTCGCTCTGGCGGCGGGCGCTCCAGATAACGTCACGGTTGTGCTTGCCGACGTCGTCGACGATTCCGATTCATCAGTAGGAAAACTCAATACCGGAGGGCAACAGCCAATCGTGGTAGGTTCTGCTGCGCGCGACGCCGGTTCCAGAACCCGCCGCGGAACCTCAGCGGCAGGCCGGGCCTTCTCACTGTTCATTCCCTCGCGCGCCACTGATCCAGACCTTCTTCCCGACGACGACGAACCGGTTCACCCCCGATTGTTCGCACGAATTGCCGTGATCGTGGCTGTCATCGCTATGGTGGCTGGTGGGCTATTCGCCGGATATCGGTGGACGCAAGGCCAGTATTACGTCTCGACGAACGAGGGATACGTGGCCATATACCGCGGAATCCCGCAGTCGATCGGGGGGATTGAGCTCTCATCGCTCGAAGAAACGAGCGCTGTGAGGGTTGCGGACCTGCTTCCAGTAGCTCAGTCTCGACTCGAAACTCCCATTCTCCGAGACTCGCTTGAGGATGCCCAGCAACTGGTGGCGAACTTCGGAGACCAGATGGCCACACCCAGCCAGGACCCAACGGCGGATGCCACAGCTGACGCTGATGCCAGTGCTTCAGCGTCTGCCTCCGCCTCACCGACGCAAGATGCGAATTCGCGATCGCCTACGACGGGTGGGGAGGAGACGCCATGA
- a CDS encoding macro domain-containing protein has product MLPLSAYRDAIHLDEPLPDTDNDPRSFDELINVALNGLEGRPLDEPRPERSVFTMSGLFNTLRVELMKRTPSELPEEVSNAIRSLLVRHSAHLGRTTGANLMRINEMWPQSDYGSARNVAVWRGDVRELVVDAVVNAALPDLQGCRNSLHPCIDNYIQGQAGPWLRNDCAIIHELQGSDEEIGGAKLTRGYCLPAKYVLHTVSPRIQNGVITDADREALASCYTSCLDLALEKGDIHTVSFCALSTGENGFPFEEASSIALTTVNRWLVKHGTGVIRLIVFNIFEDEDAERYSNLLANWIED; this is encoded by the coding sequence ATGCTGCCCTTGTCCGCTTATCGGGACGCTATTCACCTGGATGAGCCGCTCCCAGACACTGATAATGATCCGCGGTCATTCGACGAACTCATTAACGTCGCGCTCAACGGCCTCGAGGGCCGCCCGCTAGACGAACCGCGCCCAGAACGCTCCGTCTTCACGATGAGTGGCCTGTTCAACACACTTCGTGTGGAACTGATGAAGCGCACCCCCAGCGAACTTCCTGAGGAAGTCTCCAACGCAATCCGGAGCCTCCTAGTTCGCCACTCCGCACACTTGGGCCGCACCACAGGCGCCAACCTCATGCGGATCAATGAAATGTGGCCGCAGTCAGATTACGGTTCAGCTCGAAACGTTGCAGTGTGGCGTGGAGACGTTCGCGAACTCGTAGTGGACGCCGTGGTGAACGCTGCGCTCCCCGATCTTCAGGGCTGCCGCAATTCGCTTCACCCGTGCATCGATAACTATATTCAGGGTCAAGCCGGCCCTTGGCTGCGCAACGATTGTGCGATCATTCATGAACTTCAAGGCTCCGATGAAGAAATCGGCGGCGCCAAGTTGACCCGAGGCTACTGCCTCCCAGCGAAGTACGTGTTACACACCGTCAGTCCACGCATTCAGAACGGCGTGATCACAGATGCTGACCGCGAGGCACTCGCCAGCTGCTACACCTCATGCCTTGACCTCGCGCTGGAGAAGGGTGATATCCACACGGTCTCGTTCTGCGCACTCTCCACAGGTGAGAACGGGTTCCCCTTTGAAGAGGCAAGTAGCATTGCTCTGACCACAGTCAATCGTTGGCTTGTCAAGCATGGCACCGGGGTTATTCGCCTCATTGTGTTCAACATCTTTGAAGATGAAGATGCAGAACGCTACAGCAATCTGCTTGCGAACTGGATCGAAGACTGA
- a CDS encoding FtsW/RodA/SpoVE family cell cycle protein has translation MSVVSQPTARKGRWPELVFLILALAIGLGAYVLVYVGVGNEGMPSNLVTVAGAAGALTLVSHLVVRHVAPYADPVFFPAALALNGLGLAMIYRVDIAEDKKLAGGQMSLTIVGVLLMVATVLVIRDHRWLRRFTWISLILGALLLLLPMAPGIGRSVYGARIWINVAGFSYQPAELAKIFFAIFFAGYLVSERDNLSLAGQKVLGIRLPTARHFVPILLAWLFCMGTLAVEKDFGTALLFFGLFVAMLYVATERVSWLIIGSALTVVGIFAIVHMVPHIQARFVVWLHALDQDVYSAKYGSYQLVQGMFGMASGGLFGTGLGKGYPDLAFAANSDFIIASFGEELGLTGLLALLSIYLIIIMRGLRTATLLRDGFGKLFATGLSFTMALQCLLVVGGVTRLIPLTGLAMPFLAHGGSALLTNWIIIGLLMRMSDAARRPASTEPLPPPEVLDSLLAKDIAHPTVEPRQEDAQETQVVKFQ, from the coding sequence ATGAGCGTAGTTTCGCAACCGACCGCACGCAAAGGGCGCTGGCCCGAACTCGTGTTCCTCATCCTTGCCTTGGCTATTGGACTTGGCGCCTACGTGCTGGTCTACGTCGGAGTCGGCAACGAAGGCATGCCAAGCAACTTGGTGACTGTCGCAGGTGCAGCCGGAGCTCTCACACTTGTCTCCCACCTCGTGGTGCGGCACGTGGCACCCTATGCTGACCCCGTGTTCTTCCCCGCGGCACTTGCGCTGAACGGACTTGGGCTCGCGATGATCTACCGCGTGGACATTGCGGAGGACAAGAAGCTTGCTGGCGGCCAGATGAGCCTGACCATTGTTGGTGTGCTACTCATGGTGGCCACAGTTCTGGTCATTCGCGATCACCGCTGGTTGCGTCGCTTCACATGGATATCGCTGATTCTTGGAGCTCTGCTGCTTCTGCTTCCCATGGCTCCAGGAATTGGGCGTTCGGTGTACGGCGCTAGGATCTGGATTAACGTGGCAGGCTTCTCCTACCAGCCAGCTGAACTCGCCAAGATCTTCTTCGCGATCTTCTTTGCGGGATACCTCGTATCTGAACGCGACAACTTGAGCCTAGCCGGCCAAAAGGTACTAGGAATTCGCCTTCCTACGGCACGGCACTTCGTCCCAATCCTGCTAGCTTGGCTGTTCTGCATGGGAACGCTTGCCGTCGAGAAAGATTTCGGAACAGCACTTCTCTTCTTCGGGCTGTTCGTGGCGATGCTGTACGTTGCAACCGAACGCGTCTCGTGGCTGATCATCGGCTCGGCGCTCACAGTGGTTGGAATCTTCGCAATCGTCCACATGGTTCCACACATTCAAGCTCGCTTCGTCGTGTGGCTCCATGCCCTTGACCAAGATGTGTACAGCGCCAAATACGGCTCATATCAGCTGGTTCAGGGAATGTTCGGCATGGCATCAGGTGGGCTGTTTGGAACCGGGTTAGGCAAGGGCTACCCCGATTTGGCGTTCGCCGCTAACTCCGACTTCATCATCGCATCATTCGGTGAGGAACTCGGCTTGACCGGCCTTCTCGCATTGCTCTCCATCTACCTCATTATCATCATGCGAGGCCTGCGCACGGCGACCCTTCTGCGCGATGGCTTTGGGAAGCTGTTTGCCACCGGCCTCTCGTTTACCATGGCGCTCCAATGCCTCTTAGTGGTTGGTGGCGTCACGCGCCTGATTCCATTGACTGGCCTTGCCATGCCGTTCCTGGCACATGGCGGTTCAGCGCTGCTCACGAACTGGATCATTATTGGCCTGCTTATGCGCATGTCCGATGCTGCCCGCAGGCCCGCCTCCACCGAACCTCTTCCACCCCCCGAAGTACTGGACTCGCTCCTCGCTAAAGACATCGCGCACCCCACGGTTGAACCGCGTCAAGAAGACGCCCAAGAAACCCAAGTGGTGAAGTTTCAATGA
- a CDS encoding FHA domain-containing protein FhaB/FipA: MSALVLTLLRFGFLLLLWIFVIGLALTLRRDVYGTLVRDRSALRNTRKDKPARAVSAPARPVERRTPPALTLAVTAGPLAGTILPLGQAPVVVGRSPDSALVLNDSYSSSRHARIFQSNGEWWVEDLDSTNGTFVGGQRISAPMKLRPGVPVVVGKTTLELRQ; this comes from the coding sequence ATGAGCGCACTCGTCCTCACCCTCCTTCGGTTCGGGTTCCTCTTGTTGCTGTGGATCTTCGTGATAGGACTTGCCCTCACCCTGCGCCGCGATGTCTACGGCACACTCGTCCGTGACCGCTCCGCGCTGCGCAACACTAGGAAAGACAAACCTGCCCGCGCAGTGTCCGCTCCGGCGCGGCCAGTTGAACGGAGAACTCCGCCAGCACTGACGCTCGCCGTGACCGCCGGCCCACTTGCCGGAACCATACTGCCACTGGGGCAAGCGCCCGTCGTCGTCGGAAGATCACCGGACTCCGCCCTCGTACTCAACGACTCGTACTCGTCTTCGCGCCACGCGCGTATCTTCCAATCCAACGGTGAATGGTGGGTTGAGGATCTCGACTCAACCAACGGCACCTTTGTTGGAGGCCAGCGTATTTCTGCGCCCATGAAGCTTCGCCCCGGTGTGCCTGTGGTGGTTGGCAAAACCACCTTGGAGCTGCGTCAATGA
- a CDS encoding ribonuclease H family protein: MTNWLSPADIADILGLQPHDVLEGLAKLHLAEGSHPTDLAERHTLAGTLFESGRPQTLWHPDTLDLLEGIGMRASAPGFRTLDSDFYYADDLFGEELGLEVGLASDTEGAAAVQPLAAQGPSTVKAPIGAADAQPVTGEGTGPIGKIKLGYAAVVATDGACSGNPGPGGWAWVEQVSGARSSGGAARTTNNIMELTALIEGLEYVGPAPDLLIRCDSQYVINTVTKWAPAWRRKGWKKSDGKPVKNRELVERLLNLYENRTGRTDVEWVKGHAGDQANELCDSLAVAASRKYGK; encoded by the coding sequence ATGACAAACTGGCTTTCACCTGCTGATATCGCGGACATCCTAGGCCTACAGCCACACGATGTCCTTGAAGGCTTGGCCAAGCTTCATCTGGCTGAAGGGTCGCACCCCACAGATTTGGCCGAACGTCACACTCTCGCGGGAACCCTCTTTGAATCTGGGCGTCCCCAAACACTCTGGCACCCCGATACCCTCGATCTTCTCGAAGGCATCGGAATGCGTGCCTCTGCACCAGGGTTTCGCACACTGGACTCCGATTTCTACTACGCCGATGATCTGTTTGGTGAGGAACTCGGGCTTGAGGTGGGATTGGCATCGGATACTGAAGGTGCGGCGGCGGTGCAGCCGTTGGCGGCGCAGGGTCCAAGTACCGTGAAAGCTCCCATAGGCGCGGCCGATGCACAACCGGTTACCGGGGAGGGTACCGGGCCGATCGGGAAAATCAAGCTGGGGTACGCCGCCGTAGTCGCCACTGATGGTGCCTGTTCAGGAAATCCGGGGCCGGGCGGTTGGGCTTGGGTGGAACAGGTCAGTGGTGCGCGCAGCAGCGGTGGTGCCGCTCGCACTACCAACAACATTATGGAGCTCACGGCCCTCATTGAGGGACTTGAGTATGTGGGGCCAGCACCAGATCTGCTCATCCGTTGCGATTCGCAGTACGTGATCAACACGGTCACGAAGTGGGCACCCGCATGGCGTCGAAAGGGATGGAAGAAATCCGACGGCAAACCCGTGAAGAACCGCGAACTGGTGGAACGATTGCTCAATCTTTATGAGAACCGTACTGGCCGCACTGACGTGGAATGGGTCAAGGGCCACGCAGGTGATCAGGCGAATGAGTTGTGCGACTCCCTCGCGGTAGCTGCCTCGCGAAAGTACGGGAAGTAG
- a CDS encoding ABC transporter ATP-binding protein, with protein sequence MRLPIASTRTILHKLSGILREYRGKFVLVVALQLFVALVAVVSPYLIGAAIDAVSQGTNFGYIRNLVIVLFVLVFVQAILSFFGEHEAMKLGERVFLALRNRVVYAVTHLPLSVVESAGTGDLLGRTTHDVDRVAVFVQRGISRVIITILTIVVTMVAAFVADPRVGVVVVLPIIPMYFIIRWYVRRTVPAYLAVSALWAGSSGVVSEAIEQGGTVDSLDLGRNRISRMDTLIRELWRNERYTAWMRFLFMMLMVLAVYSPMLITVLWGAFLMGQGLTTLGAVTTVALYAQQLRSPLNELGWWVDELQFASASFSRIFGVEELSDELSDDDVAEEHPRDEELTIKDVRFAYRTGEEVLHGVSLDVLPGETLAIVGPSGAGKSTLGRLIAGINPPEGGQIQVGGAEVTRIPEKERHASVSLVTQEHHVFVGTLADNLRLAKPEATDAEMCEAMRSVEAAEWLESLDNGLETKVGSGGEKLTPAQAQQIALARIVLLDPRILVLDEATSLLDPNAARSLERALANVLAGRTVISIAHRLYTAHDADRVAVMIDGDLAEIGSHDELIAANGEYAHLWNVWQQD encoded by the coding sequence ATGAGATTACCTATCGCAAGTACGCGAACTATCCTGCACAAGCTCTCAGGCATTCTGCGCGAATACCGAGGAAAGTTTGTGTTGGTTGTGGCCCTACAGCTCTTTGTGGCGCTCGTCGCGGTTGTTAGCCCGTACCTCATCGGTGCCGCCATTGATGCCGTTTCACAAGGAACGAACTTCGGGTATATCCGGAACCTCGTCATCGTCCTGTTTGTTCTAGTCTTCGTTCAGGCCATCCTCTCCTTCTTTGGGGAACACGAAGCCATGAAGCTGGGCGAGCGGGTCTTCCTCGCTCTGCGTAACCGGGTGGTCTACGCAGTCACGCATCTGCCGCTCTCAGTTGTGGAGTCGGCGGGTACCGGCGACCTCCTTGGCCGCACCACACACGATGTGGACCGCGTGGCCGTGTTCGTCCAGCGTGGTATCTCCCGAGTGATCATCACAATCCTGACGATCGTGGTGACCATGGTGGCGGCGTTCGTGGCTGACCCGAGGGTCGGCGTCGTCGTCGTACTACCGATTATTCCGATGTACTTCATCATCAGGTGGTATGTGCGCCGTACGGTCCCGGCCTATCTCGCGGTATCTGCGCTGTGGGCGGGTTCTTCAGGCGTGGTCTCAGAGGCGATCGAACAAGGCGGCACGGTAGATTCGCTCGATTTGGGGCGCAATCGGATTTCGCGCATGGACACGCTGATCCGGGAACTGTGGCGCAATGAGCGCTACACAGCTTGGATGCGGTTCCTGTTTATGATGCTCATGGTTCTAGCCGTGTATTCGCCTATGCTCATCACAGTGCTTTGGGGTGCGTTCCTCATGGGTCAAGGGCTCACGACGTTGGGTGCTGTAACCACTGTGGCGCTTTACGCCCAGCAGTTGCGTAGCCCATTGAACGAGTTGGGGTGGTGGGTTGACGAACTCCAGTTTGCTTCGGCGTCCTTCTCACGTATTTTCGGAGTGGAGGAGCTCAGCGATGAGTTGTCTGACGACGACGTCGCCGAAGAGCATCCTCGTGACGAAGAGTTGACGATCAAGGACGTGCGCTTCGCCTATCGCACAGGCGAAGAGGTGCTTCACGGCGTGAGCCTAGATGTACTTCCTGGCGAGACCTTGGCGATTGTGGGACCTTCGGGTGCTGGTAAGTCCACGCTCGGCCGCCTCATTGCCGGGATCAATCCACCAGAAGGTGGGCAGATCCAGGTGGGAGGTGCCGAAGTAACGCGTATTCCAGAGAAGGAACGCCACGCATCGGTCTCACTTGTGACTCAGGAACATCACGTGTTCGTGGGAACACTGGCTGACAACCTGCGGCTGGCGAAACCAGAAGCTACTGACGCCGAAATGTGTGAGGCCATGCGGTCGGTGGAGGCGGCTGAATGGCTTGAGTCTCTGGATAATGGTTTGGAGACGAAGGTTGGCTCTGGTGGCGAGAAGCTGACGCCTGCTCAGGCACAGCAGATTGCGCTGGCACGCATCGTATTGCTCGATCCGCGCATCTTGGTGCTTGACGAAGCCACGTCACTTCTCGATCCGAATGCGGCCCGATCGCTCGAACGAGCGCTGGCTAATGTGTTGGCTGGGCGCACTGTCATATCGATTGCGCATCGGCTCTACACTGCGCATGATGCCGATCGAGTGGCCGTCATGATTGATGGTGACCTAGCTGAGATCGGTAGCCACGATGAACTCATTGCGGCAAATGGGGAGTACGCCCATTTGTGGAATGTGTGGCAGCAGGACTGA